A genomic window from Candidatus Pelagisphaera phototrophica includes:
- the phnD gene encoding phosphate/phosphite/phosphonate ABC transporter substrate-binding protein, with translation MTFALRTALNPSAILTYAVALFFLTSCSRETTQNRTALKLGYISSEITVRDREEAFKTLRDYLEEQLSNPVELVQTAAYEPAIEAMKSGEIDILHFGSYSYLIAESEGSAEAFAVKGQLDHSSRNYESIIVTPAGKPWSTIEEALKNKEKLKVLFTNQASTSGFLIPSAFYQSKGINPETSFDSVEFSNSHVLSILYTSEGACDLASVSASYLKDLIERGKIESDSVRILWRSEPIPTGPVAYRSGLGEEIKASIRRAFFEVHKSNPIVWERIKAQSSDQDFIYIPFDSSKLDWLRSLAPSKR, from the coding sequence ATGACCTTTGCCCTTAGGACTGCTTTAAATCCGAGTGCTATCCTAACCTACGCTGTAGCGTTATTCTTCTTAACATCTTGCTCCAGAGAGACTACCCAAAATCGTACTGCCTTAAAACTTGGATATATCTCCTCGGAGATAACGGTTAGAGATCGAGAGGAGGCATTCAAGACATTAAGGGACTACCTAGAAGAGCAGCTTTCTAACCCTGTGGAGCTCGTTCAAACCGCCGCGTATGAACCGGCAATCGAAGCCATGAAATCTGGCGAGATCGATATCCTCCACTTCGGATCCTATTCTTATCTTATCGCGGAAAGCGAAGGATCGGCCGAGGCATTCGCAGTAAAAGGGCAATTGGATCATTCGTCCAGAAACTACGAAAGTATCATTGTTACTCCCGCTGGAAAGCCTTGGAGTACAATAGAGGAAGCACTTAAGAACAAGGAGAAATTGAAAGTGCTTTTCACCAATCAAGCATCGACTTCAGGCTTTTTGATCCCATCGGCATTCTATCAATCCAAAGGCATCAATCCAGAAACTTCTTTCGATTCTGTCGAATTTTCCAACAGTCATGTTTTGTCGATTCTCTACACCAGCGAAGGAGCCTGCGACTTGGCTTCCGTCAGTGCTAGCTATCTTAAGGATTTGATCGAGAGAGGGAAAATCGAGTCAGATAGCGTGCGAATTCTTTGGAGGTCCGAGCCCATTCCAACAGGGCCGGTCGCTTATCGCAGCGGATTAGGCGAAGAAATCAAAGCCTCTATTCGCAGAGCGTTTTTCGAGGTCCACAAGTCTAATCCCATCGTCTGGGAACGTATCAAAGCCCAATCTTCAGACCAAGACTTTATATACATTCCATTCGATTCTTCAAAACTCGATTGGCTGCGATCCTTGGCCCCATCGAAAAGGTAA
- a CDS encoding MotA/TolQ/ExbB proton channel family protein — protein MDVTTLIAAGGGPNVFTYFTQSNPAGKAIIFALAFFSVCAWAVMLGKYWELKRLRLYNLGFEQSLHRLSSILNAPSTFKAPKRVPYAALYSDAIEAYHRIDPKAGESIEQLRAARVEHVENALQRALANKTLSYESSMIFLATIVSGAPFFGLLGTVWGVMDAFGAVGLQATATLQNLAPGVSGALLTTVAGLCVAIPSVFGYNFLLSRTKVLVTELQNFASALADMIELESR, from the coding sequence ATGGACGTTACTACTTTAATTGCCGCTGGAGGCGGACCGAACGTTTTCACCTATTTCACCCAAAGTAACCCGGCGGGTAAGGCTATCATATTCGCCTTGGCGTTTTTCAGTGTGTGCGCCTGGGCAGTGATGCTTGGCAAATACTGGGAACTGAAACGTTTACGCCTCTACAATCTTGGATTTGAGCAATCGCTGCATCGGCTGAGTTCCATCCTGAATGCCCCGTCGACGTTTAAGGCTCCCAAGCGAGTGCCTTACGCCGCGCTTTATTCCGATGCGATCGAAGCCTACCATCGGATTGACCCGAAAGCGGGGGAAAGTATCGAGCAACTCCGAGCCGCCCGAGTGGAGCATGTCGAAAACGCGCTGCAGCGAGCGTTGGCCAATAAGACCCTTAGTTACGAATCGAGCATGATTTTCCTGGCTACGATTGTGTCAGGGGCGCCGTTTTTCGGCCTGCTCGGTACCGTTTGGGGGGTTATGGACGCCTTTGGCGCAGTCGGATTACAGGCGACGGCGACGCTGCAGAACTTGGCCCCGGGTGTATCGGGCGCATTGCTTACGACGGTGGCGGGTTTGTGCGTCGCGATCCCGTCGGTGTTTGGCTACAACTTTCTTCTTTCCCGTACCAAGGTATTGGTGACGGAGCTGCAGAACTTTGCCAGCGCCCTCGCGGACATGATCGAGCTCGAGAGCCGCTAA
- a CDS encoding HEAT repeat domain-containing protein, with translation MKISSNWTLALKLVLVSSTLSFAGEYRDRVIVISKIFRNSDPDVQYVARRDLEVLVSDATAPARANGASKITDDLLYALVQNDIPVEAKKYILRQLARVGTSKAVSPLAQIMMGRDKHLAEEARAAIESIRGSKASNALKAAYGKMNTEGKLNILKSLALRGESSSVRFIANELDNSSESISVTAAWALGEIGNSGSLRTLRNAYSDARSGPVNQAIERSLLSNPSVDSNLLHDIFSQGRDAASRRAALRILIKRQDRDVEDAIGLGLKSEEADLRTIAIESALSSGVEKFQRAVLDRVVEMGSEDMLIVLGGLNNVEDEVAESIAQKVIEIGDESLRLNALDLIGDVGSKRSIDLLLNTFENGDRASQIKAASAIAQIDTPEFDKRLAGMLKSSHSKKVLLAQKVLVYRNIPDAKMHLLEAVKGKEPAFARGALKTLSVIADSSDLDQLYTIANSKSGESKRMIVSLLKKLAPEFGSTALQERVINL, from the coding sequence ATGAAAATTTCATCGAATTGGACGTTGGCCCTGAAGCTAGTCCTTGTATCCTCCACCTTGTCATTCGCAGGAGAATACAGAGACAGAGTAATTGTCATCTCAAAAATATTCCGCAACAGCGACCCGGATGTGCAGTACGTTGCGAGGCGTGATTTGGAGGTCCTCGTTTCCGATGCGACTGCTCCGGCGAGGGCTAACGGAGCATCGAAAATAACGGATGATCTTTTGTATGCGTTGGTTCAAAATGACATCCCAGTCGAAGCGAAGAAGTATATTTTGCGTCAATTGGCTAGAGTGGGGACTTCCAAAGCAGTCAGTCCCTTGGCTCAGATTATGATGGGAAGGGATAAGCACCTGGCAGAGGAAGCCCGAGCGGCAATCGAATCGATCCGGGGAAGCAAAGCAAGCAATGCGTTGAAAGCGGCCTATGGAAAAATGAATACGGAAGGGAAGCTGAATATTCTAAAGTCTCTTGCTCTCCGTGGTGAGTCATCGTCGGTTCGTTTTATTGCCAATGAGCTAGATAATAGTAGCGAATCAATCTCGGTAACTGCGGCTTGGGCTCTCGGAGAAATTGGTAATAGTGGCTCGCTAAGAACGCTGCGTAATGCCTACAGCGACGCTCGCTCAGGACCGGTTAATCAAGCGATTGAGCGATCCCTTTTGTCCAATCCCTCAGTGGATTCAAACCTGCTTCACGACATATTCTCCCAAGGAAGGGACGCCGCATCGCGCCGTGCCGCCTTGAGGATATTGATCAAGCGCCAGGATCGAGATGTTGAAGATGCGATTGGACTAGGGTTAAAAAGTGAAGAAGCGGATCTTAGAACGATCGCGATTGAGTCCGCTCTTTCGAGTGGGGTGGAGAAATTTCAACGGGCAGTTCTTGATCGAGTGGTTGAAATGGGGTCTGAGGATATGCTTATCGTCCTAGGGGGACTCAATAACGTCGAAGATGAGGTTGCTGAATCGATAGCGCAAAAAGTTATCGAAATTGGTGACGAGAGTCTCCGGCTAAACGCCCTCGACCTGATTGGCGACGTCGGTTCGAAGCGATCGATCGATCTTCTGCTAAATACGTTCGAAAACGGGGATCGAGCGTCTCAGATCAAGGCCGCTTCGGCGATAGCTCAGATTGACACTCCTGAGTTTGACAAACGGCTGGCTGGAATGCTCAAGTCGTCTCACTCGAAAAAGGTTTTGTTAGCTCAGAAAGTCCTTGTGTATCGAAATATCCCGGATGCGAAGATGCACCTGCTCGAGGCAGTAAAAGGTAAGGAACCTGCGTTCGCAAGGGGAGCATTGAAAACTTTGTCGGTGATTGCAGATAGTTCGGATCTCGATCAGCTTTATACCATTGCAAACTCTAAATCAGGCGAATCGAAGAGAATGATTGTTTCCTTGCTTAAGAAGCTAGCTCCTGAGTTCGGATCAACGGCTTTGCAAGAACGCGTTATCAATCTTTAA
- a CDS encoding ExbD/TolR family protein, protein MGRSFHRQKSLEANSELNVTALIDLGFALLIIFMISTPLIENEQLMEIDLPVATPNQAQSAVPDSVDLLVTTEGYQMDGNPVGMLELENELARYGDMSDPPVLAIRANGDTPYQYVVTLLDLLKKNNLKRINLVTRPEDA, encoded by the coding sequence ATGGGTAGATCGTTTCACAGACAAAAATCCCTCGAGGCGAATTCGGAGCTCAATGTAACGGCTCTAATCGACCTTGGCTTTGCTTTGCTCATTATCTTCATGATCAGCACGCCGCTCATCGAAAATGAGCAACTGATGGAGATCGACCTGCCGGTGGCGACTCCGAATCAGGCCCAGTCGGCTGTCCCGGATTCGGTTGACCTGTTGGTTACGACGGAGGGGTATCAGATGGATGGAAATCCGGTGGGCATGCTGGAACTGGAAAACGAACTCGCCCGTTACGGGGATATGAGCGATCCCCCGGTGCTGGCGATACGGGCCAATGGCGATACGCCCTACCAGTATGTAGTGACGCTGCTGGACCTTTTGAAAAAGAATAACTTGAAACGAATCAATCTGGTCACGCGTCCAGAAGACGCATAG
- a CDS encoding PfkB family carbohydrate kinase, producing MEYIQRAIQELQDKRGNQSGKRALVGLDGFVDTIIHLVAKRHGIGDDFSRIETIEDFGNRILGAVGKSANIEMYPKMEKLGGNGPIMANALCATGFPLTYIGALGKNAVHPVFEEFANKTSAVCVSDPGFTNALEFNDGKVMMGITKTLDDLNYESIIETMGEGAFLDTLSKSSLVALVNWTMIPHMNAIFAALTDRVLPSLPSIDGGRTFFFDLADPEKRAQGELIEALHAIAKFQNFGNVTLGLNLKEGQQVSEAFQLGESGEDADSLKRLAAKIRRELNVSTVVVHPTRCAACATKDGEWCVDGPYVENPKITTGAGDHFNAGFSTGQMLGLSPEACLTVGVSVSGFYVRTAVSPSLNDIDSFLRSW from the coding sequence ATGGAATACATACAACGCGCCATTCAAGAACTGCAGGACAAACGAGGGAACCAATCCGGCAAACGAGCTCTAGTTGGGCTTGATGGATTTGTGGATACTATCATCCACCTCGTCGCCAAGCGCCATGGGATCGGGGACGACTTCTCCCGCATCGAGACAATCGAGGATTTCGGAAACCGGATTCTGGGAGCAGTTGGCAAGAGCGCCAATATCGAGATGTATCCCAAGATGGAGAAACTCGGCGGCAACGGACCAATTATGGCCAACGCGCTTTGCGCCACAGGATTTCCCCTAACCTATATCGGAGCGCTAGGGAAAAACGCGGTGCATCCGGTTTTCGAGGAATTCGCCAACAAAACGAGCGCTGTATGCGTGTCGGACCCCGGCTTCACCAACGCGTTGGAGTTTAACGACGGCAAGGTTATGATGGGGATTACCAAAACCCTGGACGATCTCAACTATGAGTCTATCATCGAGACAATGGGTGAAGGAGCGTTTCTCGATACTCTGTCCAAGTCCAGCCTCGTTGCTCTCGTCAATTGGACTATGATCCCGCACATGAACGCAATTTTCGCGGCACTCACGGATCGCGTCCTTCCCAGCCTCCCCTCCATTGACGGGGGACGAACCTTCTTTTTCGATCTTGCCGATCCTGAAAAGCGGGCACAGGGAGAGCTTATCGAAGCGCTCCACGCGATAGCGAAGTTCCAGAACTTCGGTAACGTTACCCTGGGTCTTAATCTGAAAGAAGGGCAGCAGGTCAGCGAAGCGTTCCAGCTCGGAGAAAGCGGCGAAGACGCAGACTCCCTCAAGCGGCTCGCAGCGAAGATACGACGGGAATTGAACGTGAGCACCGTGGTCGTGCACCCCACCAGATGTGCTGCTTGCGCCACGAAAGATGGAGAATGGTGCGTTGACGGTCCCTATGTGGAAAACCCGAAGATCACGACTGGAGCGGGCGACCATTTTAACGCTGGATTTTCCACCGGACAAATGCTCGGTCTTTCGCCCGAAGCTTGCCTGACCGTCGGCGTTTCCGTTTCCGGATTCTATGTCCGCACAGCGGTAAGTCCTTCCCTCAACGATATCGACAGCTTTCTGAGAAGCTGGTAG
- the phnN gene encoding phosphonate metabolism protein/1,5-bisphosphokinase (PRPP-forming) PhnN: MEHLYYLMGSSGAGKDSIMHYARSRLASDDRVIFAHRYITRPSNAGGENHIALSDEEFERRLDLGLFCMNWSSHGCQYGLGIEIIAWLDRGVDVVMNGSRNYLAEARRVFPGIAPVLITVSSDVLRERLMARGRESEVEIEKRIQRNLEIDVDDSQAIRVSNDGPLEESGEQFLSILRSFSVSSS; encoded by the coding sequence ATGGAGCACTTATATTATCTGATGGGCTCATCAGGGGCAGGCAAGGATAGCATTATGCACTACGCGAGATCTCGTCTCGCTTCTGATGATAGGGTTATTTTCGCTCATAGGTATATAACGCGTCCTTCGAATGCTGGCGGAGAAAACCACATTGCCTTGTCAGATGAAGAGTTTGAGCGACGATTGGACTTAGGCCTATTTTGCATGAATTGGAGTAGTCACGGCTGTCAGTATGGACTGGGCATAGAAATCATTGCCTGGTTGGACCGAGGTGTAGATGTAGTGATGAACGGGAGCCGAAACTACTTAGCGGAAGCCCGTCGAGTCTTCCCTGGGATTGCTCCAGTTTTGATTACAGTTTCTTCAGATGTTCTAAGAGAGCGTCTGATGGCTAGAGGTCGGGAATCTGAAGTAGAAATTGAAAAACGGATACAACGAAATCTTGAGATTGATGTCGACGATTCGCAGGCAATACGCGTCTCCAATGACGGTCCCTTAGAGGAAAGTGGAGAGCAGTTCCTCTCCATCCTTAGAAGCTTTTCGGTATCCAGCTCGTAG
- a CDS encoding endonuclease/exonuclease/phosphatase family protein, with protein MLKELKIVSLNTWKNEGAYRKRLPLIASGLEGLNADIILAQECFYCESTEDNTVAYLADHLDLKFVFANARGKLRQHGGEMRDCYSGLAILSNGTFDEAETIPLPSSDMSGERIALSSRLTIGEISLKIVCVHFSHVRGEEEIRANQIRASLEALKEDDGSDVLVVGGDFNCLPDSEELRLGFADLNLNLVNRLLANGCREPTSPIPPVSHRSGRQIDHIWHLVRRSGLNFEASAGVSMNTPDSEGIYPSDHAAVWLRLKGA; from the coding sequence ATGCTGAAAGAACTTAAAATCGTTTCTTTGAATACGTGGAAAAATGAAGGAGCGTATCGTAAGCGATTGCCATTAATAGCCAGTGGACTGGAGGGGCTGAATGCGGATATTATTTTGGCGCAGGAATGTTTCTATTGCGAAAGCACTGAAGATAACACTGTGGCGTACCTAGCAGATCATTTGGACCTGAAATTCGTATTTGCTAATGCCCGAGGCAAGCTACGCCAGCATGGGGGAGAAATGAGAGATTGCTACTCTGGATTGGCGATTCTATCGAATGGAACTTTTGATGAAGCCGAAACGATCCCGCTTCCGTCGAGCGACATGAGCGGTGAGCGAATCGCTTTGAGTTCCCGATTAACAATCGGAGAGATCAGTCTTAAGATCGTGTGCGTACACTTTTCCCACGTTCGCGGCGAAGAAGAGATTAGAGCCAATCAAATTAGAGCATCTCTAGAGGCACTAAAGGAGGACGACGGATCCGATGTCCTCGTTGTTGGGGGTGATTTTAACTGCCTTCCGGATTCGGAGGAGCTTCGCCTGGGATTCGCTGATTTAAATTTAAATCTTGTAAACCGTTTATTGGCAAATGGATGCAGGGAGCCAACAAGTCCGATTCCACCTGTCTCTCATCGCTCAGGAAGACAAATTGATCATATCTGGCATCTAGTGAGAAGGAGTGGACTAAATTTTGAAGCGAGCGCTGGCGTATCAATGAATACGCCAGACTCTGAGGGTATCTATCCTAGCGATCATGCCGCCGTATGGCTACGATTGAAGGGGGCCTAG
- a CDS encoding alpha-D-ribose 1-methylphosphonate 5-triphosphate diphosphatase gives MFEHASKFSIEGVTIVTPDSVIRNGHLQIEDSQIAGISSSDYATENNYAYHDEEIFALPGIIDLHTDALEKEITPRPGADFPIEIALQELEARLLCCGITTVYHSVHMGYKDSEDNSKSKIQREDIFNRTRQFAESGALVRTLLHLRLEVTGLYALPLVEKFLNKGILSLISFMDHTPGQGQYSRERFLQDWQKRGFSEQAATTILEERQSRPKLSDEQIVTLIEIAQRLGIPTASHDDDTVEKVERMWDLGIEISEFPITLEAAKAAKEIGMSTFGGASNLLRGGSLTGNLSMHDAIENDVLDGFCSDYYPPSILHSVFKVWRIGLKSLPEAVNMATLLPAKAGKIDHLTGSLEVGKIADIILVRLKNGQPKVEAVYIEGKPVYRSTSRQETIEKANLNDPGPSLATV, from the coding sequence ATGTTCGAACACGCATCGAAATTCAGTATCGAGGGAGTTACCATCGTTACGCCAGACTCGGTCATCAGGAATGGCCACCTGCAAATAGAAGACAGCCAAATTGCTGGCATTTCTTCTAGCGACTATGCGACCGAAAACAACTACGCTTATCATGACGAAGAGATTTTCGCCCTACCCGGTATCATAGATCTACATACGGATGCCCTAGAGAAGGAGATAACGCCTCGGCCAGGAGCGGACTTTCCTATTGAGATCGCTCTTCAGGAGTTGGAAGCCCGTCTATTGTGCTGCGGCATCACCACCGTATATCACTCCGTTCATATGGGTTACAAGGACAGTGAGGACAATTCCAAGTCGAAGATTCAGAGAGAGGACATTTTCAACCGAACTCGCCAATTTGCCGAATCCGGGGCCTTAGTCCGCACCCTCTTGCACCTTCGTTTGGAAGTGACCGGATTGTATGCTCTTCCATTGGTTGAAAAGTTTCTCAACAAGGGCATTCTCAGTCTAATTTCATTCATGGATCACACTCCCGGGCAAGGTCAGTATTCGAGAGAACGCTTTTTACAAGATTGGCAAAAAAGAGGCTTTTCTGAACAGGCGGCAACAACTATTCTCGAAGAACGACAAAGCAGACCAAAGCTGAGCGATGAACAAATTGTCACTCTAATCGAGATTGCCCAGCGCCTCGGCATTCCTACCGCTTCCCACGACGATGACACGGTCGAGAAGGTCGAGCGTATGTGGGATCTTGGTATTGAAATCAGCGAGTTTCCGATTACTCTGGAGGCCGCCAAAGCAGCGAAGGAAATTGGCATGAGTACCTTTGGAGGTGCATCCAATTTGCTTCGAGGGGGATCCTTAACGGGCAATCTCTCCATGCATGACGCCATCGAAAATGACGTCTTAGACGGCTTTTGCTCAGACTACTACCCGCCTTCGATTCTCCACTCCGTATTCAAAGTCTGGCGTATCGGTCTTAAGTCGCTGCCTGAAGCAGTAAATATGGCCACCTTGCTTCCCGCTAAAGCCGGCAAAATAGATCATCTGACGGGAAGTCTCGAGGTCGGCAAAATAGCGGATATCATTCTGGTTCGCCTGAAGAACGGCCAACCAAAGGTGGAGGCTGTTTACATCGAGGGAAAACCTGTTTACCGATCGACCTCACGCCAAGAAACAATCGAGAAGGCCAATCTCAATGACCCGGGACCTTCGCTCGCAACCGTTTAG
- the tmk gene encoding dTMP kinase produces MTQADALTGKLFTFEGSEGSGKSTQIELLADELEGMGNEVIVTREPGGTEIGEEIRHLLIHNSAGNDMAPEAELLLFAAARAQLVRQVVIPGLQEGKIILCDRFLDSTTVYQGAARSISSDPVSYINQFAAASITPDLTFILDVPAEVSIARVKRRVTDLPDRMEQENVDFYKKVREGYLLLARSLPERFHVVDGTRELRENQEDILKTVLENI; encoded by the coding sequence ATGACTCAAGCAGACGCTCTGACAGGGAAACTCTTTACATTCGAAGGCTCCGAGGGAAGCGGTAAATCGACCCAAATCGAGTTGCTTGCGGATGAACTCGAAGGAATGGGAAACGAAGTGATCGTGACTCGTGAGCCGGGGGGAACCGAAATCGGAGAGGAAATTCGTCATTTGCTTATCCACAACTCCGCCGGAAACGACATGGCCCCTGAAGCCGAGTTGCTGCTTTTCGCGGCCGCCCGTGCCCAATTAGTCAGGCAAGTCGTCATTCCGGGGCTCCAGGAGGGAAAGATCATTCTTTGCGACCGGTTTCTCGACTCCACAACAGTCTACCAAGGCGCTGCTCGAAGCATCTCTTCGGATCCCGTCAGCTACATCAACCAGTTCGCAGCGGCCAGCATAACGCCGGACCTGACTTTCATTTTGGACGTTCCTGCGGAAGTTTCGATCGCCCGAGTCAAGCGGCGCGTAACGGATCTTCCAGACCGCATGGAACAGGAGAACGTGGACTTCTATAAAAAGGTTCGCGAAGGGTACCTGCTCCTGGCTCGCTCGCTACCCGAGCGATTTCATGTCGTCGATGGCACGAGAGAATTGAGAGAGAATCAGGAGGATATCCTCAAAACGGTGCTCGAGAATATCTGA
- a CDS encoding energy transducer TonB family protein — translation MYFDQRGPLIFSASLHFGIIVVFLVKSMVQPEKAPEELVFELYAPPASAGAPESKPVEYVPEDLDLPTLDEIPDPEPRELPPEPVVKPEEVIPVEPEPPKVINFDDFRSTNPIQKQRVPTQKPSPKRNNQLDKVVETLVTGLKDIDVVLPESTIGSLTASDQSQLESYFGQLIQAISGSVEIHPLAGSPLRTKVQFDLAPTGRISGARVVASSGDAVFDQKVIDGFKRLARFKAPPGFTSTETLALTIKQSDR, via the coding sequence ATGTATTTCGATCAGAGAGGTCCTCTCATTTTTTCCGCGAGTTTGCACTTCGGGATTATTGTGGTGTTCCTCGTTAAATCAATGGTTCAGCCAGAAAAGGCGCCGGAAGAGCTCGTTTTCGAACTATATGCTCCTCCTGCCAGTGCCGGGGCGCCTGAGTCGAAGCCGGTTGAGTACGTACCCGAAGACTTGGATCTACCCACGCTTGACGAGATTCCGGATCCAGAGCCAAGAGAATTGCCGCCCGAACCCGTTGTTAAACCGGAGGAAGTGATTCCCGTCGAGCCCGAGCCCCCAAAAGTCATTAATTTCGACGACTTCAGGAGCACTAATCCTATCCAAAAACAGCGAGTTCCCACGCAAAAGCCTTCCCCTAAGCGTAACAACCAATTAGACAAAGTGGTTGAGACCCTCGTGACTGGGCTCAAAGACATCGATGTGGTGCTGCCTGAGTCCACCATTGGATCGTTGACCGCCTCGGACCAGAGTCAGTTGGAGTCCTACTTTGGGCAGCTTATCCAGGCGATCTCTGGCTCGGTGGAGATACATCCACTCGCGGGGAGTCCTTTGAGAACGAAGGTTCAATTCGATCTGGCTCCTACGGGCCGTATTTCAGGGGCTCGAGTGGTCGCATCGAGTGGGGACGCCGTATTTGATCAGAAAGTAATTGATGGATTCAAACGGCTCGCTCGTTTCAAAGCGCCACCGGGATTTACGAGTACTGAAACTCTGGCGTTGACCATTAAGCAAAGCGATCGTTAA
- a CDS encoding Gfo/Idh/MocA family protein, whose product MKKITRRTALKTTVKAAAAISAPLVLPASVLGLGKRTGPNSRINMGLIGHGKIMVGHRKYHLGRDSVEVVALCDVDSRKLDIAQAEVKEVNGKACPTYEYYEEVMTRPDIDAVVVGTPDHWHAQISIEAMKNGKDVYVEKPMTLTIEEGKVMRATAERYGSILQVGSQQRSNGAFRKAAELVLNGYIGEVHTIAARLGNFPEPTQYKAEPIPPELNYDRWLGPAPWEPYNLERIKGDYGGGWRRFWDYGSRKNGDWGAHHYDIIQWALGRDESGPVEFVPKGYKGEEYQYYVYGDGTKIIRGYEGNGHMIRFMGEEGEVRVSRGDKLDTDPVSLKNVVLKPSDTRLYESSDHRADWLNAIRSRKQPICHVGIGHRTATICHLSGISERLKRPVRWDPVKETIVGDAEAAKWISRPRRAHYGLLG is encoded by the coding sequence ATGAAGAAAATCACACGTCGGACTGCTTTAAAAACGACCGTCAAGGCGGCTGCCGCTATCTCTGCTCCCCTGGTTTTGCCCGCATCCGTATTGGGTCTGGGAAAGCGCACAGGACCGAATAGCCGTATCAACATGGGTCTCATTGGCCATGGAAAGATAATGGTGGGTCATCGCAAATACCATCTGGGTAGAGACTCCGTAGAAGTGGTCGCCTTATGCGACGTGGATTCAAGAAAGCTGGATATCGCCCAGGCGGAGGTTAAAGAGGTCAATGGAAAGGCGTGTCCAACGTACGAATACTACGAAGAGGTTATGACTCGCCCGGACATCGATGCGGTGGTAGTGGGTACGCCTGATCATTGGCACGCCCAGATATCGATTGAAGCGATGAAGAACGGCAAGGACGTCTATGTTGAAAAGCCGATGACATTGACCATCGAAGAGGGAAAAGTCATGCGAGCTACTGCGGAGCGCTACGGAAGTATATTGCAGGTGGGATCGCAGCAGCGTTCCAATGGAGCATTCCGTAAGGCGGCAGAGCTGGTTCTGAATGGATACATTGGCGAAGTCCATACGATCGCCGCCCGATTGGGCAATTTTCCGGAACCGACCCAGTATAAGGCAGAGCCGATTCCACCAGAACTAAATTATGATCGCTGGCTCGGCCCTGCTCCTTGGGAGCCCTACAATCTCGAGCGTATTAAGGGGGACTACGGAGGAGGCTGGCGTCGCTTCTGGGACTACGGTTCCCGCAAGAACGGCGATTGGGGAGCTCACCACTACGATATTATCCAGTGGGCACTAGGCAGGGATGAATCGGGACCGGTGGAGTTTGTACCCAAGGGATACAAGGGCGAGGAGTATCAATATTACGTATACGGAGATGGAACGAAAATAATACGCGGATATGAGGGCAATGGCCATATGATCCGGTTTATGGGAGAGGAGGGCGAAGTGAGAGTGAGCCGCGGAGACAAGCTCGATACGGACCCGGTTTCTCTCAAGAATGTAGTGCTGAAACCCAGCGATACTCGACTTTACGAATCAAGCGACCATCGGGCTGATTGGCTCAACGCCATTCGTTCCCGCAAGCAGCCGATTTGCCATGTAGGGATTGGCCACCGCACTGCCACGATTTGCCATTTGTCTGGAATTTCAGAAAGACTGAAGCGCCCTGTGCGCTGGGATCCGGTCAAGGAGACCATTGTGGGAGACGCGGAAGCGGCCAAGTGGATTAGCCGTCCTCGAAGAGCGCACTATGGGTTACTCGGTTAG